The Candidatus Woesearchaeota archaeon region ATACAAGGCTAAACAGGCCAAATATTTAAACGTTTCTAAATTATATAAAAAAGAATCAAATATATAATTATAAGTTACTATATAAGTTTTAAGAATTAATTATATAAGCTTTAGAATCTTATACCTCCTTAAAATAAACTTAAAACAAACTAAAAAAATAAAAAAAATAATTTAAAAAAAAGCAAAAAAAGAGGGATAAAAATGAATCAATATATTGATAAAAAAGATTTAGAAATCATTAGTTGTTTACGAAATAATGCAAGAACTCCACTTACAACAATAAGCAAAACCACAAAGGTCCCAATATCAACTATCCACGACAAACTTAAACTTCAAAAAATCCATGCGTTAAAAAAGAATGTTGCTTTAATTGATTTTAATAAAATTGGATTTAATTGTATCACAAAAATTTTTGTAAAAACCGAAAAAGAGACTAAACTAAAACTTAGACAACATCTTTTAAACCACACAAATGTTAATAGTTTATTTCAAGTCAATAATGGATTTGATTATTTTTGTGAAGGAATCTTCAAAAATTTAAGAGAGGTTGAAGAATTCATTGACGAATTAGATAATAAATTCACAATTAAAGATAAACAAGTTTATTATGTTTTAGAAGAAATAAGTCGAGAAAACTTTTTATCAAATCCAGATCATATCTACACTGCACTCAGAAATTAAAACTAAATAACTTAAATTCAAAAGATAAAAATTACGGCTCAAGTCTCAATAAAATAAAATTAAAACAAGAAATAAAAAATATTTAAAAAAATTTAAATTAAAAAAAATAAAAAATATTTATTCATCTTTTCTTCGAATGATTACGAATCCACCAACAGTTAATGCCAACAATAACATAATTGCATAGTCACTAAACTCAGGAACTTGTGCTCCACCTGCAGAAACGATGGTTATAGTATCATTTGTAAACAAATTATCATAATCTGCATGATCACAAGTTA contains the following coding sequences:
- a CDS encoding Lrp/AsnC family transcriptional regulator, translated to MNQYIDKKDLEIISCLRNNARTPLTTISKTTKVPISTIHDKLKLQKIHALKKNVALIDFNKIGFNCITKIFVKTEKETKLKLRQHLLNHTNVNSLFQVNNGFDYFCEGIFKNLREVEEFIDELDNKFTIKDKQVYYVLEEISRENFLSNPDHIYTALRN